The DNA sequence tatatatatatatatatatatatatatatatatatatatatatatatatatatatatatatatatattgttatgatatgtgaatgcgatgtaagaaaactacaagttgctcttatttaccggctagctttatgaagataaaaataatttttttttaagttaattaatttgtaatattgaaaaatttataaatgcttttaataaaatttattgaacgcctgaaaatataaaaaaaattagacaaacatttattctactcaccttgtattctctaaatctcacaggatactgttttatttttatgcaaagtgaatcttttctattattgataaaagaaaatttcgtttgtttatctaaagtatagaaagaaacgtgctgtattttgaatttgaatttttacttatttttcttagaacatgcagactcttaactcaagcgagttctgtgacctgtagtgcttgataaagaaatacaaaattatataaagcaaaaatcaccacacaagaagtttttatttttaatgtactgtgcaattattcacaagtgatcaattaaatattacacaacgatatcttgtataatatataaagaaaattatttaagattcttccaataaataagccaatacttaaccgtttaatactaatatgaaaatgaatggatttagatttatgacgtaatacaatattgaagtaagtatatgaaattagtgttttgtgaagttgcaacaagaaatacttgatctaatacgtgtttgtttgtcaaagtatttataacctcacttactatctttttagagcgaaaacaaaggtttataatccttcaatttttttagtttaatatcgattaactgttttgtttaatgattttagtaagcaaaagaaacggcgaattatatttggttaatattacaaaagcgataataaaatttttgtgaacttgacttcaaattaaattttttttttttttaacacaaagatgatttagaatgatataggctgtttaaaaaggtaaggttatttctaaagaaatttcaaaacttgcgtttaactttattaaagttcactttcgtctttcagataatcccttctctaaaattttatggaaatcttcaataacaaagattgcatctttcagtgacgtcttctaatggattagggccgctaaactatcagaattatctctccaatggttgagaaatatttataagtacccaaaatgaattttaaatgatcttcagtcaaaaataaacaccaaacggtctctttattcagcgagaattcaaatgagtggaaaaactcacctttctggtagctgttgacctctttatgatgactgctaacaattcccttatcggaaaatatactgttaatctgcaggctttgctaaaatttaatcagaaacgatggtttcttatcggcaaggtaatttgaatatactttgttataattcaggacttttttaaggttttaaaatacttttgaaaaattgtgcttgctgaaaaatcaaaaatttttttggactcctcgtaactattgattttctattcacttatttttcattgcttaccagatctccaagcattttgacaatgtttttaaagatctgacaggatttttgtatatttttgacatttatgattaaaataaaaatattttaaattttaataaattgttaaatcttgagaactatattgacttttgaaatgaattgaaacaaatactagagaatttaagctttcttttgacatataatttctacaacaaatgataatttaaatattaaaatttttactaacaaatttgacatacaccaattttaacatgaattagttgcttttattttgcttttatttaattttaaagctatctgaaagcacttttgatattgaatcactgagaattgtcttcagattacctgtccattaaagattatatcattctgaactcttatttatgagctatatcctatttcacctcctaacacgttttattttccgagctctatccatgttaactgtatgtttactaacaaattgaaacttcttactttgtgaataaatgacttaaatattttatctattttaggactgttgaagattctattgacttgtgtatattagaatttggattgtaataaaaaatgaaattaattaataaatacaaatttatggtttttatttccactcgatccgaagtggtttgatatttgctttttgtatctttatgttgtggctatattggcttattctgtaagtatctcttacataaataatataatatatataacgaacaataacttaagtttaaatcataatcaatttcatgatcaacaattgtttttggttaaatttttatatatatatattttttttttattgaaaagtgtttatcaaccaactataactcagtggctataataactcacgtattaaaagaatcttatttctattatgctaaatttgtttataataaaccaactggttttaattataataatactaaaattattttgaaaacattaattaaatctggtgatacaatatagtcgttattggtttgttacatgtctgtgaattctgcttatttttgcttttagtttctttcttattgttgaatctagtttcaactattaaattaacaaccataatacaattgtttgagttaaatatatatgtggtatattcaatattgtcattttgttttatgttcatactattcatataaaaaaaactgtttaggagctttaatttcataacaatatatatatatatatatatatatatatatatatatatatatatgtatatatgaaaattactaagttctcgggaagaaccgcgttgagaatttgtTACTCGAcatttcggcacccattttggagccattatcaagagtctCAATCTgcaagttatttttatttttttatttaacttagattcatCAACTTACACTTTATGAACTATTTTGTCAATATCACATTTACATAcattaagtaattgttttttgatggacttgtttagtaaaattttttaattgaaactgattcatagaatctttttcattaacagttccaaatgctatgaaccttggcctgtggaagttgaattaatattcacctgttggctggctaaccagccaacaggtgaagattaattcaacAGTCACAACGTAGATATTATAATCTGTggtattttggattgacctcgcttgCTTTGTTCTTTGGTTTTCTAAACCAATCACTGGGGGGGAAATGGTGAAAATGGCTTTTAATGGCAAtttgtcacccaaatttatcatattctttaaatgtaccgctttattgcactagaggttggtatttcgccttgctgttctgtcatattttgaccacaAGGCCACTGTTTTTTCACGTTGTTGGCATGGGTGTTACACCTTTTAATTCATTTACCTGCGGCACTCAGTAAGCTAAaaactggtaacttcattttacttttaaatattatattttaatcttaaccaattcaataatgttacctaaagtcaaaattaaatttaactgataatacattgttggaagtgcacctcatgatctttctagttctctacatatcaattttaatgttttttacttaagttttttacaataattttttatatacatgtatgattatcacatgttcttttgctgtgctaagtctgttaatttgtaaactgtacctagtttcaattaattgtttatacaactttatctctaAATGTCCATTATCGTAAGcttttttacacatttaatattattgactgctgcatgtctttttaaggtaacacacatgttgtaacttctctatggatgtttggtttttcatattgttctttttagatgaactgattaTGCTTtatgagcagaaagcgaaacgtcttcaataaatagatgaagttgACAccttttgtcttttatttctccgctttgaccgaaaaacccaccactcttcgagtgttcctccttagtttatatatatatatatatatatatatatatatatatatatatatatatatatatatatatatatatgtatatatatatatatatatataatatatatatatatatatatatatatatatatatatatatatatatatatatatatattaaatggccaaatatatggcctaggaggacaaattcgttaaacttcccgtgctcgaatcggtatcaataaagtgttatgatcatttcggcctagcccagcctcatcagacactttgggctgatacaaattcaaactcggaaagtccaacgaatgtctcccaaacttcactacaacagtagttagctgcaaaggcgccacctgctttggcggccgtgaacgaaaacgatatgataatatcgttttctgtatcctctgcgctatgcgaagtgtgtaaaagatataatcttttagcgaaagccgctatcgctttattaaattaaatggccaaatatatggcctaggaggacaaattcgttaaacttcccgtgctcgaatcggtatcaataaagtgttatgatcatttcggcctagcccagcctcatcagacactttgggctgatacaaattcaaactcggaaagtccaacgaatgtctcccaaaacttcactacaacagtagttagctgcaaaggcgccacctgctttggcggccgtgaacgaaaacgatatgataatatcgttttctgtatcctctgcgctatgcgaagtgtgtaaaagatataatcttttagcgaaagccgctatcgctttattaaattaaatggccaaatatatggcctaggaggacaaattcggtAACTGTAAAttcgaatttgtcctcctaggccatatatttggccatttaatttaataaagcgatagcggctttcgctaaaagattatatcttttacatatatatatatatatatatatatatatatatatatatatatatatatatatatatatatatatatatatatatatatatatatatatatatatttatataatatgtatatccATTGGTTAGAGTTTAATAACAGGAGTACTACGAGTACCTACCCTATTTTTTTCTGGGATGTAATGTTGTTTGATGTTTTTATTTACACAATTCTGTATAACTTTCGTTTTATTGgtctgtttttaattataatttttcgtttaatttattttaatcttttataaCTGATTCCATGAATAATTTCGGTTCAGATTTGCAAAAGAGATTATTAtgttatatttttcattattttttcctttttctcttttgttcttCCTTCAGTCTTTTTATACTCATCTTTTGGTAATTGTTACGATTTCTGCATAAGTAATATATGACTGGGTTTataacaaatacaataatattttgaattttttatttataaaaatattgttaattttagaGTATGACAAGTATATTGACAATAATTTAGccaaaaataatttacaattttttaatttataagaaATGGAAGTAATAGTTCTACATTTCATTTTTGAGACATCATTTTTCATGTATTAGTGTTCTTTaatcaaaataatacaaaaataggtacctaaacattttatattttggtCACATTTTTGTgatcattaataaaataaatataggtcTCAAATATTAGACAGGTAGAAATTTTGAactaattaaaaattatgttgcaaaaaaaattgcaaaataggAATGACTTTAAGGAAAACAGATTTGCAATGAAATAGGTGGGAAGTAACAACAACTTTTAGGATTTGTGTATTTTTTTCAAACTCTCCGACAAAACGACGTTATCATAAAGTATTAGGAAAATTTAATACACacttttgttagttttaaatttaagtagAAGAAATAGTGCCTTGTTGATTGTTATGTAAATTCAGAATAATACTGTTTCATGGTATTTTTTGTCGAATGTTAGGACTTCAACTTTTAAATCAATtaaatagaacagaaaaaataaagtATCAAACCTTCTTTAATACTATGATATCATTTTTTGCCGTCAAGTACATTTTGAGTATTTTTTATAAACGTTTATATACACATGAACTATACCCTAACTACAAGACTAGGATCTGCCCCTTGAGGATGATGAATATTGCAGACGGCTGAAACGCTCTATACTAGAGCTACATTACTCACTCAGTCCGTAACAAGTAAATATCCGATGTTTTGCAAACGTATCTACTAAACAGTACATATACAGATTGAGTTATACCTAATAATTGTTTGTATAAATAAAtcctaaaataatataaataacttaaatcTAGGGTTAGGTCATGCTGGCAAGGGCAGATCAATGCCTTTGCTAGCACAAATGGAACACCCCATAAGAAAACCATTGACACTATAATGTACAACTAAAAAGTTCAGTGAGTATAGTTTTTGTTTCTTCCGAAGATATAAAAGATTATTTTCATATAAAGAATGATTTTCTTATAGGGTAGTAGCTGATTGATGAGATGATTATGTAGTTAAATCATGAAATGGCGGGTGAAAAGACCTAAAAGATTGTGATAACCTCTTCAAAACTGAAGTcaaaatttttgatgtttctaaCAGCATTTTGTGCTCGTGTCTTGATATGAACATCTTTCgttaacaaaattaattaatcaAAGTCTGGAATATTATGGTCTCAAACAAGATAGTAgtgcaaaataaatattcttaGATTGCTTTTCGAAGACACCACCTTTAATGAAATCTGCTAAAAGGAGCTGGAACTAGTTAAGAACTTTAATGCTTCGTGTTTCCTATTTTATGTGTTCTATCTGTAATTCCATGCCAACATGTGAACCAAAAACTGGTCAAATACTAAGAGAAGTCTCTATTTATTCCTTTTTGTATTTGGCTTCAGCGTTTTTCTTTCCGATATGAAATATGCtaaaagtttttctaaaataaCGTTTTAGTTTTTCTGAGTTACACCAGAACACAAACAAGCATGCAAAGAAACCTTATACAATTTTTTGAGAAAATGTTCTTTGTTTCCCAATATTCCAGTTCCTGGTGCAATTTtgaaatcatttttaatttttacagcaCCTTTTGGTAGCTTTCCAGGTGATATAGATGTATAGTTTATCTCGTATAATTTCTCATCTTCGTTTTGCACGCCTGATACATTTTGATCTTAAAAATGAAATAGTTATCACAATCATTTTATTGGCGAGTGCTTCAGATAGGACTAGGAATTACATAAAGCATAATGGTAGGACACGAAAAAATATATGTCGCCCTGCGACTACTTTAATCACTCGCGATAATCACTTGCTAAACCTGAACATCTTTGGAACTTTTGGAATGCACCTACCACAGACCAACACTTCGGTAAATCTCTATTCCAAATAACTTAAATGACTGAAGGATGTCAACAGAATATATTCACTATAATACAAATACCTAAAAATAGATCTACGACAATAGATTTTCATTAGATATTTTAATGTATTGAATAATTTACTCGTAAACATTCTTCAAACGATttaaatatctaaattatttgGAATATTTAACTTCTGATGATTGGTCCACCGCAAAGTTCTGCTTTAGTTGGCCACTTTAACAAATTCAGCGTTGTCATAACCTCTAGCACCTACAAAAGTTTGACCTATTCCCTTTCTATCGATCGCTCGCACTCGGACAAACAAGAACGCTGCTACTAAACTAGCTACAATTAAAACCAGCAAAAGCATTACTAACCCAGCTACGAAGCTCGGAACTGACATACATATCGTCTCAGGATCCTGAGACGAAGCAGATTGGATGACTACAGTTTCGTTGTTTTGAGCTGAATTAAGGGCAAAGTTTACATCTCCAGGAGCTACTACTTGAATGGTACGGCTAGTATTGACATCAGTCATTTCTTGAGCTTCTCGTTTGTATACGTGACTAACAACTACCGACATTACTTCTGGGCTTCTCCTTCTTCTTACTCCTTGCAATTCACTTGGTAGGTTTTCTATAAGTCTCGGTCGGCCTCCTAGAGTAGCCAAATTACCTTCAAATTCTTCTGCAATATTACTTTTCCTTTTAACAGTGTTGTATATACCATGGTGACCTGGAGGTGGTGGGGGAGGCAAGTGGATCTCAGTTCCCGTTTGAGCTGATACTTGTGGGGCTGGAGATGAGAGATTAGGAGGATTAGAAGTAGATGATGAAGACGTTTGAGCTTGAGGGGCTGGGACAACATCTGCATTTTGTTCAGAGTAAGCACCAGTAGGTCCGGATGGATGTCTTGGATCTGGGAAGGCTGCAGGTAAACCATATTCTCCAGAAGGAGGTGGTCCATATTCACTGCTCAAACCAGCATGGCCTCCGAAGTCTCCACTTCCAAGAGCATTGGACAATGGAGGAGCTCCATATTCACTAGTAAGACCCAAGCCATGTCCACATTTTGGTTCTGGACAGTTGTATCTACATACTTGAATGACACACTGGAAGTGAACGTTCATAGAATCAGGGAATTTAAAGGCCTGGAAGTAGGCGAAAGACACGACTGAAGCAGATGGACCAAAGTTCTTAATCTTCTGAAATTTGCTCATAATCTTTGGCCTAACCACACAACCGTATTGATCAACAAGCTGGATAGGCGCTCTTTTGCCATCATGAGCAACGCAGTTTCTGACCAACATGTCGAATTTATTTTCATCGTCTTTAATAGCCAACACCATTGTCATAGTTTGGCCAATCTTCACAATTCCTGAGACTTCAGACGCCCATGGGCCCTTTCCTACTTGAATTTGCATCCAACACTGCAAGTTGTCTCCAAGAAAGTTAGCTGTTACAGCGTGTAGCATGTCAACTTGGAACGGCCTGAATGTAACTGCTTTTTCATAGAAATCATACCAAGTACATCGTAATTTTCGCGCCTGATCCCACACTTCCTGAACATAAGGATCATATTGGATAATGATGGTGTTTTCAACGTAGCTTCCGCTAGGAGTGGGTCCACCATAGCTAGCTGCGTTATGATTCGCTGAAGAAGACATACCGCAACTGTTTAAGAAAATTTCAAAAGTAGCACTTAAATGACCAGTTCCAGGTTTTAAATGTACACAATGCGAGTCACTATAAAACCCTTTCGAGAATATCATCCCATAAAATGGTCTATCAAACTCAATATTAACCCTCATATGCGTCTTTTCACACTGCACTTGCAGATGCTTGATTTGGGGCATATCAGGAGTTGCTAACGGCCAGGGGTCATCTCCAGCTCCTCCACCTCCTCCCCCGCCTCCTCCTCCACCACCCAAGAGACCAGCAGGAAGATATCCAGGTCCGGACAGTGGTGGACCATATACCGCTCGGTGTTCTAGGGGCAGGGACGCTGAATCGGAAAGTGGAGCATCGCAGTGAATTTcctataaattaataaattatttattagagATATTTTAAGTTAGGTATAGAAATGGTAGCGGGTACCCGTAGGTACCCACTTATAGTACGCGATTGCATTAATACATCAAGTAATTTTGTTAGATAATGATAAATTAGTTTTtgaatttattgtttattattaaatattgtaattttttaaagtGAAAAGGGGCAGAATGTGGTTGTTCCAAACACCggataaaattaataatattcaaatttAGAAATAAAGGCATCTATTAAACAAGATTGGatacgattgaaaaaaaaatttagtactAATCCGACTATTTTT is a window from the Diabrotica undecimpunctata isolate CICGRU chromosome 10, icDiaUnde3, whole genome shotgun sequence genome containing:
- the dyl gene encoding uncharacterized protein dyl, yielding MTRSLNVLGILAVLLTLGEIHCDAPLSDSASLPLEHRAVYGPPLSGPGYLPAGLLGGGGGGGGGGGGAGDDPWPLATPDMPQIKHLQVQCEKTHMRVNIEFDRPFYGMIFSKGFYSDSHCVHLKPGTGHLSATFEIFLNSCGMSSSANHNAASYGGPTPSGSYVENTIIIQYDPYVQEVWDQARKLRCTWYDFYEKAVTFRPFQVDMLHAVTANFLGDNLQCWMQIQVGKGPWASEVSGIVKIGQTMTMVLAIKDDENKFDMLVRNCVAHDGKRAPIQLVDQYGCVVRPKIMSKFQKIKNFGPSASVVSFAYFQAFKFPDSMNVHFQCVIQVCRYNCPEPKCGHGLGLTSEYGAPPLSNALGSGDFGGHAGLSSEYGPPPSGEYGLPAAFPDPRHPSGPTGAYSEQNADVVPAPQAQTSSSSTSNPPNLSSPAPQVSAQTGTEIHLPPPPPPGHHGIYNTVKRKSNIAEEFEGNLATLGGRPRLIENLPSELQGVRRRRSPEVMSVVVSHVYKREAQEMTDVNTSRTIQVVAPGDVNFALNSAQNNETVVIQSASSQDPETICMSVPSFVAGLVMLLLVLIVASLVAAFLFVRVRAIDRKGIGQTFVGARGYDNAEFVKVAN